In the genome of Dermacentor andersoni chromosome 3, qqDerAnde1_hic_scaffold, whole genome shotgun sequence, one region contains:
- the LOC126525014 gene encoding uncharacterized protein, giving the protein MVESAMDCGASSAAIVQTVIELMDSDSEDEDFDDIVTILALKLTRLQRNRIPKYCEEVVSRYFDFEFKRLFRLSRETFDRLATGYMASPFFPSATRRGRPRVSAEKTCLVVLCYLGGQCSMYSLADRFDLAVSTVHSCVVRMLDFLNSVSEEVIAWPGRQEQERSKASFLAKTGGKGPQNTVGCIDGCHVEINKPTESPHSYYNRKKWPSIVLQGIVNDRNKFLDVFIGFPGSAHDARVLRESPFFEEAALKCCNGYILGDSAYPLLPWLMTPYRDNEATFPSWKKKFNVVHSQQRVAVENAFGLLKQRFRRLYLVDAASIKQCVLTVMGACVLHNLCNEERDFFDELRQLPVQEEVVNDEDTDIFIDRGVAGFSESLQENIAQNQC; this is encoded by the coding sequence ATGGTGGAAAGCGCTATGGATTGCGGCGCATCGTCTGCAGCCATCGTTCAAACAGTTATTGAGCTGATGGACTCGGACAGTGAAGACGAGGACTTCGACGATATTGTCACAATTCTAGCGCTGAAGCTAACTAGGTTGCAACGCAATAGAATTCCTAAGTACTGTGAAGAAGTCGTGAGTCGCTACTTTGATTTTGAATTTAAAAGACTTTTCCGCCTATCGCGCGAGACGTTTGACAGACTTGCTACCGGATACATGGCGTCGCCGTTCTTCCCGAGCGCGACAAGAAGAGGACGTCCAAGGGTTAGTGCCGAAAAGACATGCTTGGTGGTTTTGTGTTACTTGGGTGGACAGTGCAGTATGTACTCTTTGGCTGACCGCTTCGACCTTGCCGTGTCGACTGTACACAGCTGTGTCGTGCGAATGTTGGATTTCCTCAACAGTGTCAGTGAGGAGGTTATTGCGTGGCCTGGCCGGCAGGAGCAGGAGCGCAGCAAGGCGAGCTTCCTTGCAAAAACCGGTGGCAAGGGGCCCCAAAATACAGTAGGCTGTATTGATGGCTGCCACGTCGAGATCAACAAGCCGACGGAATCTCCTCATTCTTACTACAACCGAAAGAAGTGGCCTTCAATTGTGCTGCAAGGCATTGTCAATGACAGAAACAAGTTCCTGGATGTATTTATTGGATTCCCTGGCTCGGCACACGACGCAAGGGTGCTGCGTGAAAGCCCTTTCTTTGAAGAAGCCGCGTTGAAATGCTGCAATGGATATATCCTTGGAGATTCAGCATATCCCCTCCTACCATGGCTGATGACGCCTTACCGAGACAACGAGGCTACTTTCCCGTCGTGGAAGAAAAAGTTCAACGTGGTTCATTCGCAGCAAAGAGTTGCAGTTGAGAATGCTTTCGGATTGCTAAAGCAGCGCTTCAGGCGGCTGTATCTCGTCGATGCTGCAAGCATCAAACAGTGCGTACTTACTGTCATGGGTGCATGTGTTCTGCACAACTTGTGCAACGAAGAGAGAGATTTTTTTGACGAACTGCGGCAGCTGCCAGTGCAAGAAGAAGTTGTCAATGATGAAGACACCGATATCTTCATTGACCGTGGTGTGGCAGGTTTCAGCGAGAGCTTGCAAGAAAATATTGCTCAGAATCAGTGCTGA